In Paenibacillus sp. FSL M7-0420, a single genomic region encodes these proteins:
- a CDS encoding GNAT family N-acetyltransferase, protein MIENEASAIAARNIMDADQDNTFPTFAYSVLDRYIDGDIIIDKSSALIGTSSGIYAVMGDETNDDFALMLMHEFKRREKLNQRFTLFSSSERWDRRINELLGAKLQRMQRYSFTFNEHRFMQSGRAGIPDGFRLNRTNEESLEGHREFDAAYIRKYWGSVERFADKGFGFFVTEHEVIAGECVSIFSSDQYAEIDIVTNPLYRGRGVAGCVAEAFILESLERQITPRWDCDLHNTASIRLAQKLHFAAPETYSLYARK, encoded by the coding sequence ATGATCGAGAACGAAGCTTCTGCCATCGCCGCAAGAAATATAATGGATGCTGATCAAGATAACACTTTTCCCACATTTGCGTATTCGGTATTAGACCGTTACATTGACGGGGACATCATCATCGATAAGTCTTCGGCGCTGATCGGTACTTCTTCAGGCATTTATGCAGTGATGGGGGATGAGACTAATGATGATTTTGCACTCATGCTTATGCACGAATTCAAGCGCAGAGAGAAGCTTAATCAGAGGTTTACGTTATTTTCATCCTCTGAACGATGGGATCGAAGAATTAATGAGCTTTTAGGGGCGAAGCTGCAGCGGATGCAGAGGTATTCTTTTACATTCAATGAGCATCGTTTCATGCAATCGGGAAGAGCGGGTATACCGGATGGCTTCCGGCTGAACAGGACAAATGAGGAATCGCTTGAAGGACATAGAGAGTTCGATGCAGCGTACATCCGGAAATACTGGGGATCGGTGGAGCGGTTTGCGGACAAGGGCTTCGGTTTCTTTGTTACGGAACATGAAGTAATTGCAGGAGAGTGTGTCTCTATATTCTCGTCCGATCAGTATGCGGAGATTGATATTGTGACGAATCCTTTGTATAGGGGAAGGGGCGTGGCGGGGTGTGTTGCCGAAGCTTTTATCCTGGAGAGCTTAGAACGTCAGATCACGCCAAGATGGGACTGTGACCTTCACAATACGGCCTCCATCCGATTGGCGCAGAAACTACATTTTGCCGCTCCAGAGACCTATT